The following proteins are co-located in the Megalobrama amblycephala isolate DHTTF-2021 linkage group LG12, ASM1881202v1, whole genome shotgun sequence genome:
- the LOC125279406 gene encoding gastrula zinc finger protein XlCGF7.1-like: MSTHPKENLLTCDQCGKSLSCKQSLNEHIGTHAEEKLFTCDQCGKSFARKRSLREHMCTHSIEKLLTCDQYGKSFTRKRSLREHMCTHSKENLFTCDQCGESFARKRSLREHMSTHSKEKLLTCDQKPYKCSHCDKRFTWLVNLKIHKRIHTGEKPYKCSHCKKRFSQSGNVKTHKRIHSGEKPYKCSYCKKRFTQSVSVKIHERIHTGEKPYKCSHCDMRFSQSWNLKRHKERQHL; this comes from the coding sequence ATGAGTACTCATCCTAAAGAGAATCTGTTGACATGTGaccagtgtggaaagagtttgtCATGTAAACAAAGCCTGAATGAGCACATAGGAACTCATGCTGAAGAAAAACTGTTCACATGTGaccaatgtggaaagagttttgcaCGTAAAAGAAGTCTGAGGGAGCACATGTGTACTCATTCTATAGAGAAACTGTTGACATGTGACCAGTATGGAAAGAGTTTCACGCGTAAAAGAAGTCTGAGGGAGCACATGTGTACTCATTCTAAAGAGAACCTGTTCACATGTGACCAATGTGGAGAGAGTTTCGCACGCAAAAGAAGTCTCAGGGAGCACATGAGTACTCATTCTAAAGAGAAACTGTTGACATGTGACcagaaaccttacaagtgttcacactgtgacaagagatttaCTTGGTTAGTAAATCTGAAAATACAcaagaggatccacactggagagaaaccttacaagtgttcacactgcaaaaagagattcagtcagtcaggAAATGTGAAAACACATAAGAGGATCCACTCAGGAGAGAAGCCTTATAAGTGTTCATACTGCAAAAAGAGATTTACACAGTCAGTAAGTGTGAAAATACATGAGAGgattcacaccggagagaaaccttacaagtgttcacactgtgacatgaGATTCAGCCAGTCATGGAATCTGAAAAGACACAAGGAAAGACAGCATTTGTAG